A section of the Halocalculus aciditolerans genome encodes:
- a CDS encoding helix-turn-helix domain-containing protein → MSTSVEQKHSPIRNDEAFRDTLRELPPSAKLVAKVLESDAPLSQGELATETLLPDRTVRYALNRLDDAGLVDSRHSFRDARKQVYSLSA, encoded by the coding sequence ATGAGCACATCTGTCGAACAGAAACACTCTCCGATCCGGAACGACGAGGCGTTCCGCGACACTCTCCGCGAACTCCCGCCGAGCGCCAAGCTCGTCGCCAAAGTCTTAGAGAGCGACGCCCCGCTCTCCCAGGGCGAACTCGCCACCGAGACCCTCCTCCCGGACCGGACGGTCCGCTACGCCCTCAACCGCCTCGACGACGCCGGCCTCGTCGACTCCCGCCACAGCTTCCGCGACGCCCGGAAGCAGGTCTACTCCCTCTCCGCCTGA
- a CDS encoding glycosyltransferase family 2 protein — protein MELSVVVATLNARDSLADALSALDDHAPGVEVVVVNGPSSDGTSGLARAHPAVDVLLELSERNLNAARNAGISAANGDAVAFVGQDSRIRESWLDGVRAAFDAGADAVTGPVHREVSGGVTTESLESATVAGRDVSFFDGGNVAFARDTLDALDGFDEYLETGGARDAAHRLAALDRTVRWEPSMVVLREDHEDVADRVVSASDESRWGVKYRALGYRLAKNYGVRPGVAFVLAKQAGLDAWTVARDVVSGEELPSKWVSNGSAVVRGAADGVRDGTRARRADTTPRRNPNGVSTRMDRAVARHDAHEQQSI, from the coding sequence ATGGAGCTGTCCGTGGTCGTCGCCACGCTGAACGCCCGCGACAGCCTCGCCGACGCGCTGTCCGCGCTCGACGACCACGCTCCCGGCGTCGAAGTCGTCGTCGTCAACGGCCCCTCCTCCGACGGCACGTCCGGCCTCGCGCGCGCCCACCCCGCCGTCGACGTCCTCCTCGAACTCTCCGAACGCAACCTCAACGCCGCCCGGAACGCCGGTATCTCCGCCGCGAACGGCGACGCCGTCGCCTTCGTCGGCCAGGACTCCCGCATCCGCGAGTCGTGGCTCGACGGCGTGCGCGCAGCGTTCGACGCCGGCGCGGACGCCGTCACCGGCCCCGTCCACCGCGAAGTCTCCGGCGGCGTCACCACCGAATCCCTCGAATCCGCGACCGTCGCCGGCCGCGACGTCTCCTTCTTCGACGGCGGCAACGTCGCGTTCGCCCGCGACACCCTCGACGCCCTCGACGGGTTCGACGAATACCTCGAAACCGGCGGCGCGCGCGACGCCGCCCACCGCCTCGCCGCGCTCGACCGAACCGTCCGCTGGGAGCCGTCGATGGTCGTCCTCCGCGAAGACCACGAGGACGTCGCCGACCGCGTCGTCTCCGCCTCCGACGAGTCCCGCTGGGGCGTGAAATACCGCGCGCTCGGCTACCGCCTCGCGAAGAACTACGGCGTCCGCCCCGGCGTCGCCTTCGTCCTCGCCAAACAGGCGGGACTGGACGCGTGGACGGTCGCCCGCGACGTCGTCTCCGGCGAAGAACTCCCCTCGAAGTGGGTGTCCAACGGCTCTGCCGTCGTCCGCGGCGCGGCCGACGGCGTCCGCGACGGCACGCGCGCCCGCCGCGCCGACACCACCCCCCGCCGCAACCCCAACGGCGTCTCCACGCGCATGGACCGAGCCGTCGCCCGCCACGACGCCCACGAACAGCAGTCTATCTGA
- a CDS encoding trimeric intracellular cation channel family protein, with amino-acid sequence MVSVFDVMNAVGLVAFAVVGSLKASDARLDLLGVAVLGFLTALGGGITRDVLVGRVPAALGGSGDVAWAGVGVVLAVALAAVTEERDLLDRPALLVPDAVGLAAFAATGALVGVEAGVTAFGVVVLATLTGVGGGTISDVLLDRVPFVLTEDFYATCAIGGGVVFVAASAAGATARTAAVACAGVVFTTRLAALHWGWRLPKL; translated from the coding sequence ATGGTCTCGGTCTTCGACGTGATGAACGCGGTCGGGCTGGTGGCGTTCGCGGTCGTCGGGTCGCTGAAGGCGAGCGACGCCCGCCTCGACCTGCTCGGCGTCGCGGTTCTCGGCTTTCTGACGGCGCTCGGCGGCGGCATCACGCGCGACGTGCTCGTCGGTCGCGTGCCGGCGGCGCTCGGCGGGAGCGGCGACGTGGCGTGGGCGGGTGTCGGCGTGGTGCTGGCGGTCGCGCTCGCAGCGGTGACGGAGGAGCGCGACCTCCTCGACCGGCCGGCGCTCCTCGTGCCCGACGCGGTCGGGCTGGCGGCGTTCGCGGCGACGGGCGCGCTCGTCGGCGTCGAAGCGGGCGTCACGGCGTTCGGCGTCGTCGTGCTCGCCACGCTGACCGGCGTCGGCGGCGGGACGATTAGCGACGTGCTCCTCGACCGCGTGCCCTTCGTGCTCACGGAGGATTTCTACGCGACGTGCGCTATCGGCGGCGGCGTCGTCTTCGTCGCGGCGTCGGCGGCCGGCGCGACGGCGCGGACCGCGGCGGTCGCGTGCGCCGGCGTCGTCTTCACCACCCGCCTCGCCGCGCTCCACTGGGGGTGGCGGCTCCCGAAGCTCTGA
- a CDS encoding nicotinamide-nucleotide adenylyltransferase, translating into MRRGFYIGRFQPFHDGHYRVVEEIAADVDELVLGIGSAGDSHSTHDPFTAGERIMMIRQALADHELTVYAVPIEDLDRNAVWVSHVQSMTPEFDVAYSNNPLVVRLFEEKGVRVEGSPMFERDVLEGTEIRERMVRGDDWAALVPDAVAAVIREVGGVERITQVAETDTSIDE; encoded by the coding sequence ATGCGACGCGGCTTCTACATCGGCCGGTTCCAGCCGTTCCACGACGGCCACTACCGCGTGGTCGAGGAGATCGCGGCGGACGTCGACGAACTCGTCCTCGGCATCGGGAGCGCGGGAGACTCCCACTCGACCCACGACCCCTTCACGGCCGGGGAGCGCATCATGATGATTCGGCAGGCGCTCGCCGACCACGAGCTCACCGTCTACGCGGTCCCCATCGAGGACCTCGACCGGAACGCGGTCTGGGTGAGCCACGTCCAGTCGATGACGCCGGAGTTCGACGTGGCGTACTCGAACAACCCGCTCGTCGTCCGGCTCTTCGAGGAGAAGGGCGTGCGCGTCGAGGGGTCGCCGATGTTCGAACGCGACGTCTTAGAGGGGACGGAGATTCGCGAGCGGATGGTCCGAGGCGACGACTGGGCGGCGCTCGTCCCGGACGCCGTCGCGGCCGTCATCCGCGAGGTCGGCGGCGTGGAGCGCATCACGCAGGTCGCGGAGACCGACACGAGCATCGACGAGTGA
- the thsA gene encoding thermosome subunit alpha translates to MAVRGSRSPVFILGDDAQRTRGRDAQSSNITAGKAVAESVRTTLGPRGMDKMLVDSTGTVVITNDGVTILEEMDIEHPAAQMLVEVAQTQESEVGDGTTTASVLAGQLLAKSEELVEQNVHPTTIVEGYAQARDFALEALDDLTLDDELDDALLRRVAASSMTGKGTGDVSADRLADLVVDAVRRVETAEGVQRDNVRIQTEVGAAASESALVEGIVVDEEPVRDNMPRSVEDATVAILRTKLDTREASVDAEYNITDVDQLNAALDAEEAEFESYAQSLDDAGVDVLFCTKKIDDRAAAHLAKHGILAFKSVKTSDAKALASATGAVSIASVDDIDADDLGYAASVRVERVGEDDLTFVEGGADAETVTLLLRGGTEHVLDELERAVGDALDVAAVALDEGGVVPGAGYPEIKLADHVRERANSISGRGQLAADAFADALDVLPRTLAENTGMDPIDALVDLRAANETGRAGLIATGEHGDIADPVDHGVFDPAAVKREALESATEAATMILRIDDIIAGE, encoded by the coding sequence ATGGCCGTTAGAGGTTCACGCAGTCCGGTGTTTATCCTCGGTGACGACGCGCAGCGCACCCGCGGGCGCGACGCGCAGTCCTCGAACATCACCGCCGGGAAAGCGGTCGCGGAGTCCGTCCGCACGACTCTCGGTCCGCGAGGCATGGACAAGATGCTCGTTGACTCGACGGGGACGGTCGTCATCACGAACGACGGCGTGACCATCCTCGAGGAGATGGATATCGAACACCCCGCCGCGCAGATGCTCGTCGAGGTCGCGCAGACGCAGGAGAGCGAAGTCGGCGACGGCACGACGACGGCGTCCGTCCTCGCGGGCCAGCTCCTCGCGAAGTCGGAGGAGCTCGTCGAACAGAACGTCCACCCGACGACCATCGTCGAGGGGTACGCGCAGGCCCGTGACTTCGCGCTCGAAGCGCTCGACGACCTCACGCTGGACGACGAACTCGACGACGCGCTCCTCCGCCGCGTCGCCGCGTCAAGCATGACCGGGAAGGGCACGGGCGACGTCTCCGCCGACCGCCTCGCGGACCTCGTCGTCGACGCCGTCCGACGCGTCGAGACCGCCGAGGGCGTCCAGCGCGACAACGTCCGCATCCAGACGGAGGTCGGCGCGGCCGCCTCCGAATCCGCGCTCGTGGAGGGCATCGTCGTCGACGAGGAACCCGTCCGCGACAACATGCCCCGGAGCGTCGAGGACGCCACCGTCGCCATCCTCCGCACGAAGCTCGACACGCGCGAGGCGAGCGTCGACGCCGAGTACAACATCACGGACGTCGACCAGCTGAACGCCGCGCTCGACGCCGAAGAGGCCGAGTTCGAATCCTATGCGCAGTCGCTCGACGACGCCGGCGTCGACGTGCTCTTCTGCACGAAGAAAATCGACGACCGCGCGGCCGCCCACCTCGCGAAGCACGGCATCCTCGCGTTCAAGTCCGTGAAGACCTCGGACGCGAAGGCGCTCGCCTCCGCGACCGGCGCGGTCAGCATCGCGTCCGTCGACGACATCGACGCCGACGACCTCGGCTACGCCGCGTCCGTCCGCGTGGAGCGCGTCGGCGAGGACGACCTCACCTTCGTCGAAGGCGGCGCGGACGCCGAGACCGTCACGCTCCTCCTGCGCGGCGGCACCGAGCACGTCCTCGACGAACTCGAACGCGCCGTCGGCGACGCCCTCGACGTCGCGGCGGTCGCCCTCGACGAGGGCGGCGTCGTCCCCGGCGCGGGCTACCCCGAAATCAAGCTCGCCGACCACGTCCGCGAGCGCGCGAACTCCATCAGCGGCCGCGGCCAGCTCGCCGCCGACGCGTTCGCCGACGCGCTCGACGTCCTCCCGCGCACCCTCGCGGAGAACACCGGCATGGACCCCATCGACGCTCTCGTCGACCTCCGCGCCGCCAACGAGACCGGCCGCGCCGGCCTCATCGCCACCGGCGAACACGGCGACATCGCCGACCCCGTCGACCACGGCGTCTTCGACCCCGCCGCCGTCAAACGCGAAGCCTTAGAGTCCGCCACCGAAGCCGCGACGATGATCCTCCGCATCGACGACATCATCGCCGGGGAATAA
- a CDS encoding MBL fold metallo-hydrolase, whose translation MIDSFALPVDAAAPGGETNGALVGDTLLVDPAARTPELDDAVAAADVEHLALTHTHPDHVAGVAHYAATTDATVWCRYGREDRFEDSTGVEPDETFREGDRVGPATVLETPGHAPDHVAFRVDGEIVSGDLVFRDTSTYVGSRDGDMRAYLASLRHLRAAEPGTLYPGHGPRIENPMERIAELLAHRRYRERQVETAVHGGARTASEVVDAAYDRNLGDARPLAVEAVRAHLEKLAVEKRVAWDGDRAEPR comes from the coding sequence GTGATAGACTCCTTCGCCCTCCCCGTGGACGCCGCCGCGCCCGGCGGGGAGACGAACGGCGCGCTCGTCGGCGACACGCTCCTCGTCGACCCGGCCGCGCGCACCCCGGAGCTCGACGACGCCGTCGCCGCCGCCGACGTCGAGCACCTCGCGCTCACGCACACCCACCCCGACCACGTCGCCGGTGTCGCCCACTACGCCGCGACGACCGACGCGACCGTCTGGTGTCGGTACGGCCGCGAGGACCGCTTCGAGGACTCGACCGGCGTAGAACCCGACGAGACGTTCCGCGAGGGCGACCGCGTCGGCCCCGCGACCGTCCTGGAGACGCCCGGACACGCGCCCGACCACGTCGCGTTCCGAGTGGACGGAGAAATCGTCTCGGGCGACCTCGTCTTCCGCGACACCTCGACCTACGTCGGGTCGCGCGACGGCGACATGCGCGCGTACCTCGCGAGCCTCCGCCACCTCCGCGCCGCCGAACCGGGGACGCTCTACCCGGGCCACGGCCCGCGCATCGAGAACCCGATGGAGCGCATCGCGGAACTCCTCGCACACCGCCGCTACCGCGAGCGCCAGGTCGAGACCGCCGTCCACGGGGGCGCGCGAACCGCGAGCGAAGTCGTCGACGCCGCCTACGACCGAAACCTCGGCGACGCCCGCCCGCTCGCCGTCGAAGCCGTCCGCGCCCACCTCGAGAAACTCGCCGTCGAGAAGCGCGTCGCGTGGGACGGCGACCGCGCCGAACCGCGCTGA
- a CDS encoding APC family permease: MAEKLGLPSSVSIALGGMIGGGIFSVLGVVAKIAGARTWLAFTAAGVVALCAGYSYNKLNAVAARHGASVTYVQRFTGNATLAGMVGWTLLFGYIGSMAMYAYAFGEFSVQLLGLHAAFGPVARPAVSTLAVAGFVGLNLLGARASGTTENLLVGAKMLVLVGFGVAGAYYGHAEGVLSYGASGSLGVAPLVAAAVSFVAFQGWQLLFYDRESIRDPDTTIARAVYVAIPVAVAVYVLIAVVTTSLLSPETIAQYKEVALAAAAEPFLGQRGYTLMSLAAVVSTGSAINATLFSAAHFAKGMLDENLLPDRVGDGDADGVPERTLVLLGVITVGFTIYGSLDGITTLASLAFIVVFGAMSALAFRLRDDDRVNPVLPAVGVLGTAAFLPLLFYHLLSREPRTFVAVVLTAIAVFLIELSYFEREQLARVAGLHD, from the coding sequence ATGGCTGAGAAACTCGGGCTGCCGTCGAGTGTCTCTATCGCCCTCGGCGGGATGATCGGGGGCGGCATCTTCTCCGTGCTGGGCGTCGTCGCGAAGATCGCGGGCGCGCGGACGTGGCTCGCGTTCACCGCCGCCGGCGTCGTCGCGCTCTGCGCGGGCTACTCGTACAACAAACTGAACGCGGTCGCAGCGCGCCACGGCGCGTCCGTCACCTACGTCCAGCGGTTCACGGGGAACGCGACGCTCGCCGGCATGGTCGGGTGGACCTTGCTCTTCGGCTACATCGGTTCGATGGCGATGTACGCCTACGCCTTCGGCGAGTTCTCCGTGCAACTCCTCGGCCTCCACGCCGCGTTCGGCCCCGTCGCCCGCCCGGCCGTCTCCACGCTCGCCGTCGCCGGGTTCGTCGGACTGAACCTCCTCGGCGCGCGGGCGTCCGGCACCACCGAGAACCTCCTCGTGGGCGCGAAGATGCTCGTCCTCGTCGGCTTCGGCGTCGCCGGCGCGTACTACGGCCACGCGGAGGGCGTCCTCTCCTATGGCGCGTCCGGGAGCCTCGGCGTCGCGCCGCTCGTCGCCGCCGCCGTCTCCTTCGTCGCCTTCCAGGGCTGGCAGCTCCTCTTCTACGACCGCGAGAGCATCCGCGACCCCGACACCACCATCGCCCGCGCGGTCTACGTCGCCATCCCCGTCGCCGTCGCCGTCTACGTCCTCATCGCCGTCGTCACCACCAGCCTCCTCTCCCCCGAGACTATCGCCCAGTACAAGGAGGTCGCGCTCGCCGCCGCCGCCGAACCCTTCCTCGGACAGCGAGGCTACACCCTCATGTCGCTCGCCGCCGTCGTCTCCACTGGCTCCGCCATCAACGCGACGCTCTTCTCCGCCGCGCACTTCGCCAAGGGGATGCTCGACGAGAACCTCCTCCCCGACCGCGTCGGCGACGGCGACGCCGACGGCGTCCCCGAACGCACCCTCGTCCTCCTCGGCGTCATCACCGTCGGCTTCACCATCTACGGCAGCCTCGACGGCATCACCACCCTCGCCAGCCTCGCCTTCATCGTCGTCTTCGGCGCCATGAGCGCGCTCGCCTTCCGCCTCCGCGACGACGACCGCGTCAATCCCGTCCTCCCCGCCGTCGGCGTGCTCGGCACCGCCGCCTTCCTCCCCCTCCTCTTCTACCACCTCCTCAGCCGCGAACCCCGCACCTTCGTCGCCGTCGTCCTCACCGCCATCGCCGTCTTCCTCATCGAACTCTCCTACTTCGAACGCGAGCAGCTCGCCCGCGTCGCCGGCCTCCACGACTGA
- a CDS encoding amidohydrolase family protein → MLELNHGFRVVDVNARLHAGPTPPARGRDVDAEELERELHQAGVVRAVVHAGPEEAGYLRANNAVARASVDRPFVAFARIDGPRAPGETARSRLRNLTAVRDDAHTSPDDVEQYAYDDRFDGFYLDPATDGLPDEETLDVLAATDLPLLVHAGDALTPAQVEASLLGRGLTVILEGFGGHPLDRDRMTDALDLLDARDDLYLDTAAVRYRDLLERALREHPDRVLFGSGVPDVHPNVAVMELLTLDVPEDLMGRAFEKNPRRVIPGLDG, encoded by the coding sequence ATGCTGGAGTTGAACCACGGGTTCCGCGTCGTCGACGTGAACGCGCGCCTCCACGCCGGCCCGACGCCGCCGGCCCGCGGCCGCGACGTCGACGCCGAGGAGCTCGAACGGGAACTCCACCAGGCCGGCGTCGTCCGCGCCGTCGTCCACGCCGGCCCGGAAGAAGCGGGGTATCTCCGCGCGAACAACGCCGTGGCGCGCGCGAGCGTCGACCGGCCGTTCGTCGCGTTCGCCCGCATCGACGGCCCGCGCGCCCCCGGCGAGACCGCGCGCTCCCGCCTCCGGAACCTCACCGCCGTCCGCGACGACGCCCACACCAGCCCCGACGACGTCGAACAGTACGCCTACGACGACCGATTCGACGGGTTCTACCTCGACCCCGCGACCGACGGCCTCCCGGACGAGGAGACCCTCGACGTCCTCGCCGCCACCGACCTCCCCCTCCTCGTCCACGCCGGCGACGCCCTCACGCCCGCGCAGGTCGAAGCGTCCCTCCTCGGCCGCGGCCTCACCGTCATCCTCGAAGGCTTCGGCGGCCACCCCCTCGACCGCGACCGCATGACCGACGCCCTCGACCTCCTCGACGCCCGCGACGACCTCTACCTCGACACCGCCGCCGTCCGCTACCGCGACCTCCTCGAACGCGCGCTCCGCGAACACCCCGACCGCGTGCTCTTCGGCAGCGGCGTCCCCGACGTCCACCCGAACGTCGCCGTCATGGAACTCCTCACGCTCGACGTCCCCGAAGACCTCATGGGCCGCGCGTTCGAGAAAAACCCCCGACGCGTCATCCCCGGGCTCGACGGCTGA
- a CDS encoding class I SAM-dependent methyltransferase, with product MKGQEWYQTAEVAEEYDEKRFSRGGRLIDRREKRAVLEAIGPVDGERVLEIACGTGRFTVMLAERGADITGLDISEAMLQEGREKAHAAGVDDHLEFMRGDAARLPFPDDHFDVVFAMRFFHLADTPAKFLTEMARVSKDVVFFDTFNARSTRSLYNWLLPMGSRLYTRGQVERLVDGANLSLAGAEHDFILPYGFYRKIPDWVADPIRNLDVSVVDTPVGQPLASVSYWRTSV from the coding sequence GTGAAGGGCCAGGAGTGGTATCAGACCGCCGAGGTCGCCGAGGAGTACGACGAGAAGCGATTCTCCCGCGGCGGCCGCCTCATCGACCGGCGGGAGAAGCGAGCGGTGCTCGAAGCCATCGGACCCGTCGACGGGGAGCGCGTCCTCGAAATCGCCTGCGGGACCGGGCGGTTCACCGTGATGCTCGCCGAACGCGGCGCGGACATCACCGGCCTCGACATCTCCGAGGCGATGCTCCAGGAGGGCCGGGAGAAGGCGCACGCCGCCGGCGTCGACGACCACCTCGAGTTCATGCGCGGCGACGCCGCGCGCCTCCCGTTCCCCGACGACCACTTCGACGTCGTCTTCGCGATGCGCTTCTTCCACCTCGCCGACACCCCGGCGAAGTTCCTCACCGAGATGGCGCGCGTCTCCAAGGACGTCGTCTTCTTCGACACGTTCAACGCGCGCAGCACGCGCTCGCTCTACAACTGGCTCCTCCCGATGGGGTCGCGCCTCTACACGCGCGGGCAGGTCGAACGCCTCGTCGACGGCGCGAACCTCTCGCTCGCCGGCGCTGAACACGACTTCATCCTCCCCTACGGCTTCTACCGGAAGATTCCCGACTGGGTCGCCGACCCCATCCGGAACCTCGACGTCTCCGTCGTCGACACGCCCGTCGGCCAGCCGCTCGCGTCCGTCTCCTACTGGCGGACGAGCGTCTGA
- a CDS encoding phosphoribosyltransferase, translating into MLDDRTDAGAALAAALRDAGVEADLVVAIPRGGLPVARPVADALGVPLDIVAAKKLGAPGDAEYAIGAAAPDGSAWLNEDAIARLGVSDAYVAEARERAAETARRKEETYRTGDPEPVAGRRVVVVDDGVATGATMLASVRRLNEAGAASVVVAVPVGPPDTLDRLRQEVDDVVALEEPAAFRAVGQFYRDFEQVTDDEARAYLRR; encoded by the coding sequence ATGCTCGATGACCGAACGGACGCGGGGGCGGCGTTGGCGGCGGCGCTCCGTGACGCCGGCGTCGAGGCGGACCTCGTGGTCGCGATTCCACGCGGCGGCCTCCCGGTCGCCCGCCCGGTCGCGGACGCGCTCGGCGTGCCGCTCGACATCGTCGCCGCGAAGAAGCTGGGCGCGCCGGGGGACGCGGAGTACGCCATCGGCGCGGCCGCGCCCGACGGGAGCGCGTGGCTGAACGAGGACGCCATCGCTCGGCTCGGTGTCTCGGACGCGTACGTCGCGGAAGCGCGGGAACGCGCCGCCGAGACCGCGCGGCGGAAAGAGGAGACCTACCGCACGGGCGACCCCGAGCCGGTCGCGGGGCGGCGTGTCGTCGTCGTCGACGACGGCGTGGCGACGGGCGCGACGATGCTCGCGAGCGTCCGCCGGCTGAACGAGGCGGGTGCCGCGTCGGTCGTCGTCGCCGTCCCCGTCGGCCCGCCAGACACCCTCGATCGACTCCGACAGGAGGTCGACGACGTCGTCGCCCTTGAGGAACCCGCGGCCTTCCGAGCCGTCGGCCAGTTCTACCGGGATTTCGAGCAAGTGACAGACGACGAAGCCCGCGCATACCTCCGACGGTAG
- the lonB gene encoding ATP-dependent protease LonB, translated as MSDDPTTDLPPPKDDSEAGADEPTDGDLDALGSEVAVEGENVEIDEANEDDLLGGLRFDDTSNISIPDRLVDQVIGQKEARDIVMRAAKQHRHVMMIGSPGTGKSMLAKAMSYLLPKESLQDVLVYHNPDDSNEPKVRTVPAGKGDQIVEAHREESRKRNQMRSFLMWIILAVIIGYSFLVVHQILIGILAAGIIYFAFRYSSRGGDAMVPKLLINNADRSVAPFEDATGAHAGALLGDVRHDPFQSGGMETPSHDRVEAGAIHKANKGVLFVDEINTLDIRSQQHLMTAIQEGEFAITGQSERSSGAMVQTEPVPCDFIMVAAGNMDAMENMHPALRSRIKGYGYEVYMEDTIDDDPEMRRQYVRFIAQEVDKDGRLPHFSPDAVREIILEAKRRAGRKGQLTLELRDLGGLVRVAGDIARSRDAERTTRQDVLDAKKRSRSIEQQVADDYIERRKDYELRVSQGEAVGRVNGLAVMGGDSGIVLPVMAEVAPSQGPGEVIATGQLKEMAQEAVENVSAIIKKFSDEDLSQKDVHIQFVQVGEGGVDGDSASITVATAVISALENIPVAQDLAMTGSLSVRGDVLPVGGVTHKIEAAAKAGCKRVIIPKANEQDVMIEDEYKDQIEIIPVSHISEVLDVALVGEVEKDSLVDRLKNITSKALDAGQQGASGSASPN; from the coding sequence ATGAGCGACGACCCCACGACTGACCTTCCGCCTCCGAAGGACGATTCGGAGGCGGGTGCGGACGAACCGACCGACGGGGACCTCGACGCCCTCGGTAGCGAGGTCGCCGTCGAGGGGGAGAACGTCGAAATCGACGAGGCGAACGAGGACGACCTCCTCGGCGGCCTCCGCTTCGACGACACCTCGAACATCAGCATCCCCGACCGACTGGTCGACCAAGTCATCGGCCAGAAGGAGGCGCGCGACATCGTGATGCGCGCCGCGAAACAACACCGCCACGTGATGATGATCGGCTCCCCGGGGACGGGGAAGTCGATGCTCGCGAAGGCGATGAGTTACCTCCTGCCGAAGGAGTCGCTCCAGGACGTCCTCGTCTACCACAACCCCGACGACTCGAACGAGCCGAAAGTTCGGACGGTCCCGGCGGGGAAGGGCGACCAGATCGTCGAAGCCCACCGCGAGGAATCCCGGAAACGCAACCAGATGCGTTCCTTCCTGATGTGGATCATCCTCGCCGTCATCATCGGCTACTCCTTCCTGGTGGTCCACCAGATCCTCATCGGCATCCTCGCCGCCGGGATCATCTACTTCGCCTTCCGGTACTCCAGCCGGGGCGGGGACGCGATGGTGCCGAAGCTCCTCATCAACAACGCCGACCGCTCCGTCGCGCCGTTCGAGGACGCGACCGGCGCGCACGCGGGTGCGCTGCTCGGCGACGTCCGCCACGACCCGTTCCAGTCCGGCGGGATGGAGACGCCGAGCCACGACCGCGTCGAGGCCGGTGCCATCCACAAAGCGAACAAGGGCGTGCTGTTCGTCGACGAGATCAACACGCTCGACATCCGCAGCCAACAGCACCTGATGACCGCGATTCAGGAGGGCGAGTTCGCCATCACCGGGCAGTCCGAACGCAGCTCGGGCGCGATGGTGCAGACCGAACCCGTCCCCTGTGACTTCATCATGGTCGCCGCGGGGAACATGGACGCGATGGAGAACATGCACCCGGCGCTCCGCTCCCGAATCAAGGGCTACGGGTACGAGGTGTACATGGAGGACACCATCGACGACGACCCCGAGATGCGCCGGCAGTACGTCCGGTTCATCGCGCAGGAGGTCGACAAGGACGGCCGCCTCCCGCACTTCTCTCCGGACGCCGTCCGGGAGATCATCCTGGAGGCGAAGCGTCGCGCCGGCCGGAAAGGCCAGCTGACGCTCGAACTCCGCGACCTCGGCGGGCTCGTCCGCGTCGCCGGCGACATCGCGCGGTCTCGCGACGCCGAGAGGACGACGCGGCAGGACGTCCTCGACGCGAAGAAGCGCTCGCGCAGCATCGAACAGCAGGTCGCCGACGACTACATCGAACGCCGGAAGGATTACGAGCTCCGCGTCTCCCAGGGCGAAGCCGTCGGGCGCGTGAACGGGCTCGCCGTCATGGGCGGCGACTCCGGTATCGTGCTCCCCGTGATGGCGGAAGTCGCGCCGTCGCAGGGCCCCGGTGAGGTCATCGCGACCGGCCAGCTGAAGGAGATGGCACAGGAGGCCGTCGAGAACGTCTCCGCCATCATCAAGAAGTTCAGCGACGAGGACCTCTCCCAGAAGGACGTCCACATCCAGTTCGTTCAGGTGGGTGAAGGCGGCGTCGACGGCGATTCGGCCTCGATTACGGTCGCGACCGCCGTCATCAGCGCGCTCGAAAACATCCCCGTCGCGCAGGACCTCGCCATGACCGGGAGCCTCTCCGTCCGCGGGGACGTCCTCCCCGTCGGCGGCGTGACGCACAAGATCGAAGCCGCCGCGAAAGCCGGCTGTAAGCGCGTCATCATCCCGAAGGCGAACGAACAGGACGTCATGATCGAAGACGAGTACAAAGACCAGATCGAGATCATCCCGGTGAGCCACATCAGCGAAGTGCTCGACGTGGCGCTCGTCGGCGAAGTCGAGAAGGACTCGCTTGTCGACCGCCTGAAGAACATCACGAGCAAGGCGCTCGACGCCGGCCAGCAGGGCGCGTCCGGCAGCGCGAGTCCGAACTAG